A region from the Citrobacter telavivensis genome encodes:
- the hemA gene encoding glutamyl-tRNA reductase: protein MTLLALGINHKTAPVSLRERVTFSPDTLDQALESLLAQPMVQGGVVLSTCNRTELYLSVEEQDNLHEALIRWLCDYHNLNEEELRSSLYWHQDNDAVSHLMRVASGLDSLVLGEPQILGQVKKAFADSQKGHLNASALERMFQKSFSVAKRVRTETDIGASAVSVAFAACTLARQIFESLSTVTVLLVGAGETIELVARHLREHKVQKMIIANRTRERAQVLADEVGAEVIALSDIDERLREADIIISSTASPLPIIGKGMVERALKSRRNQPMLLVDIAVPRDVEPEVGNLANAYLYSVDDLQSIISHNLAQRKAAAVEAETIVAQETSEFMAWLRAQGASETIREYRSQSEQVRDELTAKALAALEQGGDAQTIMQDLAWKLTNRLIHAPTKSLQQAARDGDDERLNILRDSLGLE, encoded by the coding sequence ATGACCCTTTTAGCGCTCGGCATTAACCATAAGACGGCACCTGTATCGCTGCGAGAACGCGTAACGTTTTCGCCGGATACGCTCGATCAGGCGCTGGAAAGCCTGCTTGCGCAGCCAATGGTGCAGGGCGGCGTGGTCTTGTCGACGTGTAATCGCACGGAGCTGTATCTTAGTGTGGAAGAGCAGGACAATCTGCATGAGGCGCTGATTCGTTGGTTATGCGACTACCATAACCTCAACGAAGAGGAGCTGCGCAGCAGCCTCTACTGGCACCAGGATAACGACGCGGTCAGCCATCTGATGCGTGTCGCCAGCGGTCTGGATTCGCTGGTACTGGGTGAGCCGCAAATTCTCGGTCAGGTGAAAAAGGCCTTTGCGGATTCGCAAAAAGGCCATCTGAACGCCAGCGCGCTGGAGCGAATGTTCCAGAAATCTTTCTCTGTCGCCAAACGAGTCCGTACGGAAACTGATATCGGTGCCAGCGCGGTGTCCGTTGCGTTTGCCGCCTGTACGCTGGCACGCCAGATCTTTGAATCGCTCTCCACGGTTACCGTGCTGCTGGTCGGCGCGGGCGAAACCATCGAACTGGTGGCGCGTCATCTGCGCGAACACAAAGTGCAGAAGATGATCATCGCCAACCGCACCCGCGAGCGGGCACAGGTTCTGGCCGATGAAGTGGGTGCCGAAGTTATCGCGCTCAGCGACATCGACGAACGCCTGCGTGAAGCCGACATTATCATCAGTTCAACCGCCAGCCCGTTGCCTATCATCGGCAAAGGAATGGTGGAGCGCGCGCTGAAAAGCCGCCGCAATCAGCCGATGCTGCTGGTGGATATCGCCGTTCCGCGCGATGTCGAACCGGAAGTCGGCAATCTGGCTAACGCCTATCTCTATAGCGTTGACGATCTGCAGAGCATTATTTCGCACAACCTGGCGCAGCGCAAAGCCGCGGCGGTGGAAGCCGAAACCATTGTTGCGCAGGAAACCAGCGAGTTTATGGCCTGGCTGCGCGCTCAGGGCGCCAGTGAAACCATTCGTGAATACCGTAGTCAGTCTGAGCAGGTACGTGATGAATTGACCGCGAAAGCGCTGGCAGCTCTGGAACAGGGCGGCGACGCGCAAACCATTATGCAGGATCTGGCATGGAAACTGACCAATCGCCTGATCCATGCACCAACCAAATCTCTTCAGCAGGCCGCCCGTGACGGGGATGACGAACGCCTGAATATTTTGCGCGACAGCCTCGGGCTGGAGTAG
- the prfA gene encoding peptide chain release factor 1, with translation MKPSIVAKLEALHERHEEVQALLGDAGTIADQERFRALSREYAQLSDVSRCFTDWQQIQDDIETAQMMLDDPEMREMAQEELREAKDKSEQLEQQLQVLLLPKDPDDERNAFLEVRAGTGGDEAALFAGDLFRMYSRYAETRRWRVEIMSASEGEHGGYKEIIAKISGDGVYGRLKFESGGHRVQRVPATESQGRIHTSACTVAVMPELPEAELPDINPADLRIDTFRSSGAGGQHVNTTDSAIRITHLPTGIVVECQDERSQHKNKAKAMSVLGARIRAAEVARRQQAEASTRRNLLGSGDRSDRNRTYNFPQGRVTDHRINLTLYRLDEAMEGKLDMLIEPIVQEYQADQLAALSEQE, from the coding sequence ATGAAGCCTTCTATCGTTGCCAAACTGGAAGCCCTGCATGAACGCCATGAAGAAGTTCAGGCGCTGCTGGGTGATGCGGGAACCATCGCAGACCAGGAACGTTTTCGCGCATTGTCGCGTGAGTATGCACAACTTAGCGATGTTTCTCGCTGTTTTACGGACTGGCAACAGATTCAGGACGATATCGAAACAGCACAAATGATGCTCGACGATCCTGAAATGCGTGAGATGGCGCAGGAAGAACTGCGCGAAGCGAAAGACAAGAGTGAACAACTGGAACAGCAGTTACAGGTACTGCTGCTGCCGAAAGATCCGGACGATGAGCGCAATGCGTTTCTGGAAGTTCGTGCCGGGACCGGCGGTGACGAAGCCGCCCTGTTTGCCGGCGATCTTTTCCGCATGTACAGCCGCTATGCGGAAACACGCCGCTGGCGGGTGGAGATCATGAGCGCCAGCGAAGGCGAGCACGGCGGGTATAAAGAGATTATCGCCAAGATCAGCGGCGACGGCGTCTATGGTCGCCTGAAATTTGAGTCCGGTGGACATCGCGTGCAGCGTGTCCCGGCCACTGAATCGCAGGGACGTATCCACACTTCCGCCTGTACCGTAGCGGTGATGCCAGAGTTACCGGAAGCCGAACTGCCGGATATCAACCCGGCCGATCTGCGTATTGATACCTTCCGCTCCTCCGGGGCGGGTGGCCAGCACGTTAACACCACCGACTCCGCCATCCGTATCACCCACCTGCCGACCGGCATTGTGGTGGAGTGTCAGGACGAACGTTCGCAGCACAAAAACAAAGCCAAAGCGATGTCGGTGCTGGGCGCGCGTATTCGCGCAGCCGAAGTGGCACGACGTCAGCAGGCGGAAGCCTCAACGCGTCGCAACCTGCTGGGCAGCGGCGATCGCAGCGACCGTAACCGGACCTACAACTTCCCGCAGGGGCGTGTAACCGATCACCGTATCAACCTGACGCTCTACCGCCTGGATGAAGCGATGGAAGGCAAACTGGATATGCTGATTGAGCCTATCGTGCAGGAATACCAGGCCGATCAGCTGGCGGCGCTGTCCGAGCAGGAATAA
- the prmC gene encoding peptide chain release factor N(5)-glutamine methyltransferase: MDFQHWLREAISQLQESESPRRDAEILLEFVTGKGRTYILAFGETAITDAQREQLDRLLARRKQGEPIAHLTGVREFWSLPLFVSPATLIPRPDTECLVEQALARLPSGPCRILDLGTGTGAIALALASERPDCEVTAVDRMPEAVELAQRNATHLAIHNVHIQQSDWFSALSGQQFAMIVSNPPYIDEQDPHLAQGDVRFEPLTALVARDGGMADIVHIIEQSRTRLEAGGYLLLEHGWQQGAAVRDAFIRAGYQAVETCRDYGDNERITLGRKPA; encoded by the coding sequence ATGGATTTTCAGCACTGGTTACGTGAGGCGATAAGCCAGCTACAGGAGAGTGAAAGCCCGCGCCGCGATGCCGAGATCTTACTCGAATTCGTGACCGGAAAAGGGCGCACGTATATCCTGGCATTTGGTGAAACGGCAATAACCGACGCCCAGCGTGAACAGCTGGACAGGTTACTGGCGCGTCGCAAACAGGGGGAGCCCATTGCGCACTTGACCGGCGTACGTGAGTTCTGGTCATTGCCGCTGTTTGTCTCGCCCGCCACGCTTATCCCGCGTCCGGATACCGAATGTCTGGTGGAACAGGCGCTGGCGCGTCTGCCGTCAGGCCCGTGCCGTATTCTCGATCTCGGTACCGGCACCGGCGCGATTGCGCTGGCGCTGGCGTCTGAACGTCCTGACTGTGAGGTTACGGCGGTTGACAGGATGCCGGAAGCCGTTGAACTGGCGCAGCGTAATGCCACCCATCTGGCCATTCACAATGTTCATATCCAGCAAAGCGACTGGTTTAGCGCCTTGTCGGGGCAGCAGTTTGCGATGATTGTCAGCAATCCGCCGTACATTGACGAACAGGATCCGCATCTGGCGCAGGGCGATGTCCGCTTTGAACCGCTGACCGCCCTGGTCGCCCGCGATGGCGGAATGGCCGACATTGTGCACATCATCGAACAATCGCGCACGCGACTGGAAGCTGGCGGTTATCTGCTGCTCGAGCATGGCTGGCAGCAGGGCGCTGCCGTACGTGACGCCTTCATTCGCGCGGGCTACCAGGCGGTAGAAACCTGTCGTGATTATGGTGATAACGAGCGTATTACGCTCGGACGTAAACCTGCATGA
- the lolB gene encoding lipoprotein localization protein LolB, whose protein sequence is MTLLDFRLIRLLPLASLVLTACTLNAPKGPGKSPDSPQWRQHQQDVRQLNQYQTRGAFAYISDEQKVYARFFWQQTGQDRYRLLLTNPLGSTELELNAQPGNVQLMDNKGQRYTADDAEEMIGKLTGMPIPLNSLRQWILGLPGDATDYKLDDQYRLSEVNYRQDGKSWKVVYSAYDSKTTPAMPANMELSDGAQRIKLKMDNWIVK, encoded by the coding sequence ATGACCCTGCTTGACTTTCGCCTGATCCGCCTGCTTCCGCTGGCAAGCCTGGTTCTGACCGCCTGTACGCTCAACGCGCCGAAAGGCCCGGGGAAGAGCCCGGACTCTCCTCAATGGCGGCAGCATCAGCAGGATGTCCGTCAATTAAATCAGTATCAGACGCGCGGCGCGTTTGCCTATATTTCCGACGAACAGAAGGTCTATGCGCGCTTTTTCTGGCAGCAGACCGGCCAGGATCGCTATCGTCTGCTGCTGACCAACCCGCTTGGCAGCACCGAACTTGAACTGAATGCGCAGCCGGGTAACGTGCAGTTAATGGATAACAAAGGGCAGCGCTATACCGCTGACGATGCCGAAGAGATGATTGGCAAGCTGACCGGTATGCCGATCCCGCTGAACAGCCTGCGCCAATGGATCCTCGGCCTTCCGGGCGACGCCACCGACTACAAGCTTGACGACCAGTATCGACTGAGTGAAGTAAACTACCGCCAGGACGGCAAAAGCTGGAAGGTGGTCTACAGTGCGTACGACAGTAAGACTACTCCGGCGATGCCCGCCAATATGGAGCTTTCTGACGGCGCTCAGCGTATCAAGCTGAAAATGGATAACTGGATCGTGAAATGA
- the prs gene encoding ribose-phosphate diphosphokinase: MPDMKLFAGNATPELAQRIANRLYTSLGDAAVGRFSDGEVSVQINENVRGGDIFIIQSTCAPTNDNLMELVVMVDALRRASAGRITAVIPYFGYARQDRRVRSARVPITAKVVADFLSSVGVDRVLTVDLHAEQIQGFFDVPVDNVFGSPILLEDMLQLNLDNPIVVSPDIGGVVRARAIAKLLNDTDMAIIDKRRPRANVSQVMHIIGDVAGRDCVLVDDMIDTGGTLCKAAEALKERGAKRVFAYATHPIFSGNAANNLRNSVIDEVVVCDTIPLTDEIKALPNVRTLTLSGMLAEAIRRISNEESISAMFEH, translated from the coding sequence GTGCCTGATATGAAGCTTTTTGCTGGTAACGCCACCCCGGAACTAGCACAACGTATTGCCAACCGCCTGTACACTTCTCTCGGCGACGCCGCTGTAGGTCGCTTTAGCGATGGCGAAGTCAGCGTACAAATTAACGAAAATGTACGCGGTGGTGATATTTTCATCATCCAGTCCACTTGTGCTCCAACGAACGACAACCTGATGGAATTGGTCGTTATGGTTGATGCCCTGCGCCGTGCTTCCGCAGGCCGTATCACCGCCGTTATTCCTTACTTTGGCTATGCGCGCCAGGATCGTCGTGTACGTTCCGCCCGTGTACCGATTACGGCAAAAGTTGTCGCTGACTTCCTGTCCAGCGTTGGCGTTGACCGCGTTCTGACCGTTGACCTGCATGCTGAACAGATCCAGGGCTTCTTTGACGTACCGGTTGATAACGTATTTGGTAGCCCAATTCTGTTAGAAGATATGCTGCAGCTGAATCTGGATAACCCGATTGTGGTTTCTCCGGACATCGGTGGCGTCGTGCGTGCCCGCGCTATCGCTAAACTGCTCAATGACACCGATATGGCAATCATCGACAAACGCCGTCCGCGTGCAAACGTCTCTCAGGTGATGCACATCATCGGTGACGTCGCTGGCCGTGACTGCGTACTGGTTGACGACATGATCGATACCGGTGGCACGTTGTGTAAGGCCGCTGAAGCGCTGAAAGAACGTGGTGCGAAACGCGTATTTGCTTACGCGACCCACCCTATCTTCTCAGGCAATGCAGCTAACAACCTGCGTAACTCAGTGATTGATGAAGTTGTCGTCTGCGATACCATTCCGCTGACCGACGAAATCAAAGCACTGCCGAACGTGCGTACATTGACCCTGTCGGGTATGCTGGCCGAAGCGATTCGTCGTATCAGCAACGAAGAATCTATTTCTGCTATGTTCGAGCATTAA
- the ispE gene encoding 4-(cytidine 5'-diphospho)-2-C-methyl-D-erythritol kinase gives MMTHWPSPAKLNLFLYITGRRADGYHTLQTLFQFLDYGDTISLEPRSDGEIHLLTPVDGVAHEDNLIVRAARLLMKTAAESGRLPAGSGADIRIEKRLPMGGGLGGGSSNAATVLVALNNIWQCGLSLDELAALGLTLGADVPVFVRGHAAFAEGVGERLTPVEPAEKWYLVVHPGVSISTPMIFNDPDLPRNTPKRSIETLLKCEFSNDCEVIARKRFREVDAALSWLLEYAPSRLTGTGACVFAEFDTESRARQVLEQAPEWFNGFVAKGVNLSPLHQSML, from the coding sequence ATGATGACCCACTGGCCCTCTCCGGCAAAACTGAATCTGTTTTTATACATCACCGGACGACGTGCGGACGGTTATCACACGCTGCAAACCCTGTTTCAGTTCCTTGATTATGGCGACACCATCAGCCTGGAGCCGCGCAGCGACGGCGAAATTCATCTCCTGACGCCGGTTGACGGCGTAGCACATGAAGACAACCTGATCGTTCGCGCCGCGCGACTGCTGATGAAAACAGCCGCAGAGAGCGGTCGTCTACCGGCCGGCAGCGGCGCAGATATCCGTATCGAAAAGCGTCTGCCGATGGGCGGAGGGCTTGGCGGGGGGTCGTCGAATGCGGCAACCGTGCTGGTCGCGCTGAATAACATCTGGCAGTGCGGTTTGTCGCTGGACGAGCTGGCCGCGCTCGGATTAACGCTGGGTGCTGACGTCCCGGTGTTTGTCCGGGGACACGCCGCCTTTGCTGAAGGCGTCGGAGAGCGCCTGACGCCGGTGGAGCCGGCCGAAAAATGGTACCTGGTGGTGCATCCGGGCGTCAGTATTTCTACGCCGATGATTTTTAACGATCCAGACCTCCCCCGCAATACGCCAAAAAGGTCAATAGAAACGTTATTAAAATGTGAATTCAGCAATGATTGCGAGGTTATCGCAAGAAAACGTTTTCGCGAGGTTGATGCGGCGCTTTCCTGGCTGTTAGAATACGCGCCGTCGCGCCTGACTGGTACAGGGGCCTGTGTCTTTGCTGAATTCGATACAGAATCTCGTGCCCGACAGGTGCTTGAGCAAGCCCCGGAATGGTTTAATGGCTTTGTGGCGAAGGGTGTCAACCTTTCTCCACTCCATCAATCCATGCTTTAG